DNA from Hippoglossus hippoglossus isolate fHipHip1 chromosome 1, fHipHip1.pri, whole genome shotgun sequence:
ccggagacCTCTTATGTCTGAATATACGAATGTAAAAGTCAAAGTTGATCTCTATACTTCAAACTCTCCAGACCCGTCCTTTGTTCCACAAGTATGTCTGAACATTTCAAAAATCTCTCCAAAGGCGTCTGAGGTGCTTTTAATTCACACTTTCTCTCTGAATACGAGAAGCTACATTTTTAGAAGAGGGATGAAACACCCTCTCAGATACAGTTCAAAAAAAGATCTGCCTTACTCAGAGAGATTTTTAATTCATTGCATCTGTCAGTCACTTTTTGTCTCTGCAGAGAACAGGTGGATTATAGAACTGTGTGGTGCTTCGAGCAGGGctatacacagacacactctaTATTGATATCTGTTATACTATTTATTCTTTAACAGCATGCTTGTTGTATATAGACTGACGTGTTTTGAAAACTGTGACATAGAACCTGCAGAAAGTTGAATGTTGTCGAGGACGGGCTGTCTTAAAATAAAAGAGGTAAATAACAAAAGAGTGATGTCTATATTCGAACACGGATAACATGGCTGTGAGCGCCGTCACATCCCCTTCTCCCAGCGATCCGTTACCACACTGTTGATCTCCTGCTTCCTGCCTCTCACCTTCCCAGCAGCCCTTCAGCGCTTTCACAGCGGGTTGTCAGCTGCCAGTCGTTCACACAGTCTAACCATGTATGATACTGTCATGAGAACTGGAGTGGAGAGAAGATTAAACCACATAAAACTTACCCCAGGAACCATGTGGTTCGTCCACCATCACATTAGATTAAGCAAGTGACAAGTGTTCAGCTAAAGGACCTGTGAGGATGTGTACGCTGCATCTGGATcaacaccaacaacaaaaaTGGACGCGCTCTAAGTGGATTACAGAGGTTTGAGTTCTATTTGAGTGAGGGACAAAACATCTAAAAACTGAGAGAGCAGCTGGCGTCCTCCATAAGACAGGATCAACCTAAAGCAAGTCCACCTTAAAGTAAAAGACATCTTACATATAGTCATagaaatctgttgagtagtttctgcgtaatcctgcaaattaaaaaacagagaaataaacatagataaaactagaatggctctccaccaacagtccccttatgaaaccattcaaattcactagatctagatttttatttagatctacaccaaattacacacacttgtgAATATCAGTTCCATGAATtcttttctgagaaatcaaggaaattGTTAAATAAATGCCGTatctcacaatgtgaaagaaagtgaaacacattcctggatctgccccctggtTTGGGgtaaaatgttaattttaataataatcacCAACAGCCTTTTTCTTAACCAATGGCAGCTCCTCCCCCAGCGCTCACTGACACATCTGTAATTGAAATGGCTCTCTGCTGCGCGCTCTGcatttcagcctctgtcagcGCTCGGGCCTCGGGAAACGTCCCCTTGTTTTAATGGGGCTCAGTGGAGCTGCTTTGTGCAAATGTGAATATGGATGATAGTGAACTGAGATACAACTTTGTCAGTATTAGTATCACAAGTAATAAGAGTGTTAATGAAGGATGATCTGATTTCACGAtatataaaagagaaaagaaagtggttaaaaaattaaaaataagtgTCGATGCCCTAACACTGCaaagctgctctgtgtgcaCTGCATCTCTTGTCACCAGCGGCTTTGTGTGAGCAatagggtttttgtttttttcattttgaattattCATCAACAACCTATAGCGACACTCAGCCGAGCTgtaagctgtaaaaaaaaaacaacgccGAAGCACACCTGAGTCGTTCGAACTCCACGTCGTCCACCAGGTAATCTCTCGTCTCCACCAGCTTGTGTAACTGCTGCAGGAGTTCGTCCTCCTTCTGCCGGTCCTCCTTGGACTTGTCATTATCTGCAGCACAAAGGGAGAAGACATCTGAGCGTCTTTATTGTTCGTCCCAATTTACCTGCTCGAGTGCCAATACAATgggaaatcaaacaaacaatatggaaataaacaaataggTAATTATATGGAAATGTATCCATCAATATACTGATTCTTGGAAGGACAATCATGTGCCTTGTTGCTGAGAGCTGGATGAGAAGATATAAAGCCAATATTGAAGCaattttatctgtttgtttatttctctgcttTAGTCCACTAACAACAACCATCAACATCCAGGGAGGTAAACAGTCCTACCTGGTACAGACACTAATTTGTGCAGCTCCTTCTTCAGTCGAGTGATCTCCTTGCACAGCTGAATGTCGTCCATCCTGCACAAGTATGATGGAtgatggtacacacacacacacacacacacacacacacacacacacgtaagtGGGGCACATGCTAACTCACTTTCTACTTTAAAGGGCAACCAGGAGTGAAATCTCGACTCTAATCGGCGGgaaaatgaaattcaaacagAAGATATTGATCGAGTGTTTCACACTGGAGAATGTACGATCTTTGCCGAGCAGAAGTCCCGGCGGTGCACTCAGAATCAGATAGCTTTCACTCAGAATCACGCGCTTTCTCTTTCAATGACCCTTCAAGTCAGAGGATCATTACCGGCACTAAGGTGGCGAGGAAGACCCTCAGTGCCTTCCTCGCATAACGTGACCTGCCAAAAGTCTTTTTTGCAGACACATGGGGACAGGGTCCCACTGACTTGTgcacattacacacattcatcattGTCAGCGGAGTGAAAGCCGTGCCACCGCGCCTCGTCTACCTGTCATGTAGGACGCTCTCTGCAGGCATGTAGGTGGAGAAACGGCCATGAGGTCTGGAATACTAATGACATACTTAACTTAAACTTACCAGAAGAAAACACTCTTaatctccgtctcctcctccgaCAATCGCTCAGTCTACCACTTTATCTGCATGACTCGTGCTTGCTACTCCACGCACGCCACTcctcacatcccccccccccgccgtcTGAGCAGTGTTACTGCCCATCTTTCAGAGgagcagatgaataaatatcCATGCATTAGGCCGCTTAGTGGAAGCAAAGGTAAAGCCATTGAAATTTCAACGGGGGCCAGCGTGGGGtgtgatgaaaagaaatgaggGGGAGAGAATAGAGGATAAGTTTAAAATGAGTTGAACTGGTCTTGGTACGGAAAGTCTGAAGGATGCTGGTTTGTGGGTTTTTAAAGTATCAGTCTTCAAAGTTTGTTTATCTTACACTTTATCTAACAACTAGATTGCTTcgatatacaatatgcctagTTACATATAGAGTGGAAACCAGATATAGTGATCAACCGTTTATATGAATCAAAAGCTCGGGACAGAACCGTTCCTTTACAAATGCTGTTTAAGTAATCGGGTTATAGAGATCAAGTAATCTCCTTACAGTGATCACTCTGGGtcttttcatttatgtttgGACGGtaaaaaagttatgttttacagtttttaccggctctgtcagtaatttactcctcctctctgtgtctctctatcATTCgctgtgtctctatcattttGGTAACACAATCACTATAAGTGGATCCACTGTACTACTATTATTGGCAACACCTCCATCATTACAATTGTAATTACTACCCCCCTCATCTCTGTCAGCGGTTTTTCTCTGTATAAATACTTGTGATCCTCgtgatacacctctccatttatgttaggCACTGTCtcttctcatgaatgttgtaaatatcgCTGTTTTGTTGACACACATCATcttttgcacttctgtccatcctgggagagggatccctcacatgtcgCTCTCTCTGAAGgttccatgtttttttcctgtaaaaacccttaaccctcaacccttgttgagggttaagggcagagcATGTCACAGCTTGTTAagtcctatgagacaaattgtgatttgtaaaatCATCACGCCTGTTTTGTGTTAATGTgctcattttaacattttaacaaaagCACAGACGAGCTTtagaattgtgtttttattctttctttcaatGCAGGTTTCATATATTTGGTGAATAAAGCTGTAAAGCTGTGATAAGTGTTGTGGCAATTGTTTATAGTTAGGAATATATGATGGTTcaggtataaaaacaaaatacgTATACTCTCATCTCTCATCCTACTCATCAAGGAGTTGCCTTAAACAGCCTCCAGATCAAATCTATTCAACGCACAACTTTTCAGCTTTTGCTCTGCCGCACAGGAATACGGGTTGCTATCACCCAACAAATTATTTAGTTGCTTCCTCACTTCAACGTATACACCAATGACACACAAGTGAAAGCAGTGCTGTTAAGTCACTCACATGTATCTGAGCTCTGACTCCCTCCTGACCAGGACGTCTCTGATCCTGTCGATCTTAAAGAGCTCCCCCTCGATGTCATCCACGGTGATGGTAGAGTCCGCCATGGACACTACATCGTCctctgaaggagagagagagagagagagagagagagagagagagagagagagagagagagagagagattattaTAAAAGAAACTTGAATTACCACCCTGCGTTGTATGCCTacaccaaccagtgcagtttcagtctatatATGAGGCCACGGCGACCTTGACCTGTGATCTTTTGCGCCTAAAATCGAATTAATGCATGCTTGAGTCCAACTGAGCGTttctaccaaatttgaagaaattctctcaaggGGTTCTTGAAATATCCGGTTCACAAGAATGGTGCAGACGGCCACTGGCTAACACCGGCACGGAGGCATAAAAAATGGCGTACAAATACAACATGGTTGACACAAACGTTGGAGAATACGTAGACTCTTTTCTCTATTAAAGGGCGTTTAACCCTCTTCAACAGACTGGAAAACACCACAAACGCACAGATAATCCAATGACTGAATCTGCATTTTAAACAGAatcaacagctgcagcagatgtgcTTTGAATTTGCTGCTTGATGAGGAGCAAAGCAGAGCATCACAGCTAAATTACCAAGTGTCAAGGTTTGGCAcgactctccctctctctgcctgcctctcacacacacacaaacacacacaaacgcacacacacacacacgcacacgcacacacacacacacgcacacacacacacacacacacagaaaaagagatTATTTGCCTAAACCCCTGGGTCAGTCCAGGAAATAGCCATCACCTCTCCAGTATgcctgtcagacacacactgcagtccTTTTTACTTTGCCTTATTTTGTTGTTGAGATAAAGTTCACAGTTCAGTAATTCGTTGACACAGAATAGGATCTAAATGTCTTTCATAACTCGAGCTAAGACGAgttgtcaaataaatgtcaactggaaaaagaaagattaaGCAACAATGTCTATATTATGCTGTAAGATGCgatagagaaaacaaaaaataaaaaagtcattGTTAGTTGTGGCCGGACTcctaaaaacacacttttagtCATTGAGCATTTTGATTTGACCTCAGGAGTCTCTTCATCTAGAACCTGACTCAGGCCATTTTACTTCCAGCATTGCACGGAAATGGTggaacaactgatttacatttaacaaaaacaaatatttcacgtgagccccaaaaaaaaacaactatcaAAGAGTCACTTTTTTTAACTGAACTGAACTTGCCGTCACAACATCTCAGCATACAGGGCTACATGTGCATAGAAAGGGTCCTAATTATTTCCACAGACTAATGAGACGGGGGTCTGAGTCCCTGGAGGAATATTCTCTTTCACACGCAGCGGCTCTGCAATTAAAAAGTCATATCATGCACAGAGGGTGGCTTGGTGAACAGTAACGGTAAACGTGACACTGTGTGGAAATCTGTGCATGTCACACTACAAACCCCTCTCTGCTTTAACTCCATCATTCAAATCGTCTTTCTCaaccatgaaaacaaataatatataacagTAATGTATATGGAATTGTACTTTGTTTTACATGTCTACAGCCACTGTTTACGGTGGTGTGAGGACTCGCTCCAAACTGCTCTTTAATGAGCCCGTTTCAAGATATGAAAGGACATCAAATCAGAGGCAGAAGCACGCAGCTAAATCAGACATtgatcttttttaaatgcagttgtTTTAGAGGTGAACATCAaagttcatatttaatttaCCCCGACATCTATAATCAGAAAGCACCTCTGCCTGCTCTTGAATTATTATGTTGCTTTCATCTACAATTGTTTGTTATTGGCAGGATTATGCGAAAaatactggatggatttccacgaaatATGGAGGAGGAAAGTGGTATGGGCCGgtaaagaacccattacattttaacatcCAGGATTTTTTCACATTACGAGATAgggcttctttttttctcttttatacatttttttttttctgatttcccagagaataatttatggatcttgatgatctgacatatttagggagACCGATAtctgtgacatttggtgcagcttaattggATTTAAAGaggctgttgggccttagctGAGTTATGTGCTCTACTGTCATTCTGGTTACATTTATCACTGTAGTTGTTCTGTGTTACTGTCACTTCCTGGACGAGAGCTGGGGAGATACCAGTAGGGTACCAGTACAGCACATACACACCTTAACTAAGTAGAGGTCTAGTAAAGAGTATTAAAGTGggacattttaaataactttatataataataaacttcctcagatatttaaaaattataaagtcAAAAATGTGTGAGGAAATACAAAttagaaaaatctaaaaacacactgtatttactAATTTACTAAAATCGCAGGGTGACCATTTACTAGCGATAACATTCATTCATATGTGAATCAGGATCTGCTGCTGACACAACTCCACAGCCACTAccagcaggcacacacacacattataattGCTCATTCACCACATGTATCTCAGACGAGCTTCACCGACCGTGACCgtgcacattttcttttgttatccTAAAGAGAATGTTCCATGTTTGGTGCAGCCTTGCATTGTTGGAGACATGGTGTTCGGCTGCAGAGGCTCTTCAGGACAGGttattctgctgctgagcaGTTATGACTCATCAGCAGACCTCTATGAAACGTCCCCTCCTTTCCACTTTGTCCCCATCCCCACTCTCTAGCAGTTCACAATTTCCATCTCCTCACTTCACCCCACATTTCTCCAAcatctctcctccgtctcttttttttaacccaagCCCCCGAAGATGTGAGCTACATCATGAGCTCAACTTACAGGCTCAGCtccgactctctctctctttttttcttacaaTGGCTCAATGTGATTTACACCTAATGAGGTCGAGCagcacactgacagacacatcaGCCAGATTAGAGACCAGGAGGCAGAagtgaagaagagaggaggaggagagaacaaaAAGAGGAAGGGGTGAGATGGATAGAGGAAGAGGGAAATCTTCCACAAGTTAAAAACATAACTTAGACTTTGAACAGCTTTGCAAACTTCCCTCCGAACTGATCATAAACGGTGTTTCAGCCCCTGCTTCTCAAAAGGGCACAATAATGAGCATGTACAGTCAGAAAACAAAGAGtaacagcagagcagagggaaatTGTTAATTGTTTGAATCCACTTTCTGCTCACACTGCTTTTCTCTGACGGAAATCTGAACTGGACATGTGACTTTATGAGATTGTGGTCgacatttcctttattttttataaataaatgatgatttaTAAATGAATGATTAACAGAGAAAAtttacaaatttacaaaaacattaCAGCTGTGAGGAGCAAAGAAATAGTCAATTACTCATGCTGAGATGATGTCAAGTCACACATGAGGGTCATTAGTCATCATGTGAGGTGCAGCTAATatgtacacacccacacacacacacacacttggagatGACACCTGTGGATCCTTGACATTTTCAGAGCAGCTGCCTGTGATGAAActagaaaaaacacattgattgGGTCTATTAACCAGAATACTAAAAATAACCTGAAAGGAACTAACGTCATGTTAAACATTTCTGTGAGACGTGATATAAGACAAAACTATGAAGTGGAAAAATTGTGGTGCCATATGTCACAAAATAACATATTGAGGTCCCTATAAATTCACTCTTCACTTTCCCAAAGACAGTAACTGCATGTACCAATCATTATGTGGTAAATACAGGCACAGAGACACAATAGGAACATTAACTGTAAATATAGAGAGAATGTCACTTTAAACTGAGTGAATAGATGCTGCAGTGTTGGTTTGCTGGTTCACCTGGTTTGCCGGTGTCTCTGCTCCATTCAGTGCGCTCCAGTGAACCGTACTGATGAGAAGATGCTGGCTTCTTCTCCATCAGGTCCAGCGGCACagtgcagctcctctcttctcttcgtCTCTTCCAGTTGCAGAGGCAGAGGATCAGCAGTGAAAACTACAGGGGAGGGTCTGCCAGCCTCACTTTGCTGTTGTGCTTCACTGAGTCATCACCACTCACACACCAAAcctgcagaggcagaggaggcagagatatTCCAGCTGTGcccagctgctgctcaggcaggtgtggtgtgtgtgcgctgtgtCTGAACAGCGCCCTGGTAACGCACTGTGCCCGGAGAGTGACTACCTACTGTCATCTAGTGTCCACTGAGCGCAGTTACAGCGGAGGAGAGCTCTCACTCTGTGGTGCGTCAGGGCAGGGGCGTTTCAAGAGATTTAAGGGGACACAGGCAAAAGGGGCCCCTTATTGGGGACCCcccaataaacaaacaacacattattCCAATATTCAAATAATTTCTTTGACTATCCAAATTGAAAAATGCACATCAACATAAATACTAGTACAGTATTAAAGTTAAAG
Protein-coding regions in this window:
- the LOC117767281 gene encoding bMERB domain-containing protein 1-like; the encoded protein is MEKKPASSHQYGSLERTEWSRDTGKPEDDVVSMADSTITVDDIEGELFKIDRIRDVLVRRESELRYMMDDIQLCKEITRLKKELHKLVSVPDNDKSKEDRQKEDELLQQLHKLVETRDYLVDDVEFERLREKEEDKEMADFLNSKFPRNLMKKGVPTRRVPSRAQQSSSPFTKTGLTLLKECCGFTCSIM